The Flexivirga oryzae genome has a segment encoding these proteins:
- a CDS encoding ABC transporter permease: MRMRHDLVLGSTRELGTVGAVAGLAGAYAGALLSCGTMLSAMSSSTGGSLSILLAVVSVVFIGMALYVAAVVISAGVATVIAGRLRQIATLRLLGARSTELRRSIAMTTARICLICSVIGVVAATLLVDVVRVVLVHQRHLPVADYPWFSLGTPVAVAAITAVAAASGWAGSRRVLEASPADALAGSIGARSSGGRAGRVRVACSTVLVIGGAALFALAMALGERGVAAGFLVAFLAACVTSTGLLAGARFVLPAAVGVLGRLIGGDAPSVIARRNAVADPARTTRSTLGLFVGVALVVTIASGTSALQTAVNSWQDLTMAQRHEAHDMLSVASTITITVGVVSSLIAAIGFVSTMSLTVIQRRRELGLLRALGLTGSQVRSMITKESVAMSAAATSAGMLVGVCYGSASAQALVGVETDGFVWGLPWLVLVAIVLAALAVILLASQPPARRAIATPPVVALRVDA; this comes from the coding sequence ATGAGGATGCGACACGACCTGGTGCTCGGTTCCACGCGCGAGCTCGGGACCGTCGGCGCGGTGGCAGGTCTCGCCGGTGCGTATGCCGGAGCGTTGCTCAGCTGCGGCACGATGCTCTCGGCGATGAGCAGCAGCACCGGCGGCTCGCTGAGCATCCTCCTCGCGGTCGTCTCGGTCGTCTTCATCGGCATGGCCCTGTATGTCGCCGCAGTGGTGATCTCGGCGGGTGTCGCCACTGTGATCGCCGGTCGCCTGCGGCAGATCGCCACTCTCCGGCTGCTCGGGGCACGGAGCACCGAGCTGCGGCGTTCGATCGCGATGACCACCGCTCGGATCTGCTTGATCTGCAGCGTGATCGGGGTCGTCGCCGCGACGCTGCTCGTCGACGTCGTCCGGGTCGTGCTGGTGCACCAGCGGCATCTGCCGGTGGCCGACTACCCCTGGTTCTCGCTCGGAACACCCGTGGCGGTGGCCGCCATCACCGCCGTGGCCGCGGCGTCGGGGTGGGCGGGTTCGCGCCGGGTGCTGGAGGCGTCACCCGCGGACGCACTGGCCGGCTCCATCGGCGCCCGCAGCTCCGGCGGGCGGGCCGGGCGTGTGCGGGTCGCCTGCTCGACGGTCCTCGTGATCGGCGGTGCGGCCCTGTTCGCACTGGCGATGGCCCTCGGCGAACGTGGTGTCGCGGCAGGCTTCCTCGTCGCCTTCCTCGCGGCCTGCGTCACGTCGACCGGTCTGCTCGCCGGCGCGCGGTTCGTCCTGCCGGCGGCAGTCGGTGTCCTGGGACGCCTGATCGGCGGCGATGCGCCGAGCGTCATCGCGCGCCGCAACGCCGTCGCCGACCCGGCACGGACCACTCGGTCGACCCTCGGGCTGTTCGTCGGTGTCGCGCTGGTGGTGACGATCGCCTCCGGTACGTCCGCCCTGCAGACCGCCGTCAACTCCTGGCAGGACCTGACGATGGCGCAGCGGCACGAGGCGCACGACATGCTGTCGGTCGCCTCGACGATCACCATCACCGTCGGCGTCGTCTCGTCGTTGATCGCAGCGATCGGCTTCGTCAGCACCATGTCGCTGACCGTGATCCAGCGGCGCCGCGAGCTGGGTCTGCTGCGCGCCCTCGGCTTGACCGGGTCCCAGGTGCGGTCGATGATCACCAAGGAATCGGTCGCGATGTCGGCCGCAGCAACCTCCGCGGGAATGCTGGTCGGCGTCTGTTACGGGTCGGCCAGTGCCCAGGCCCTCGTCGGGGTCGAGACCGACGGGTTCGTCTGGGGTCTGCCGTGGTTGGTGCTGGTCGCGATCGTGCTGGCGGCGCTGGCCGTCATACTCCTGGCTTCGCAGCCGCCCGCTCGGCGCGCCATCGCGACACCACCGGTCGTCGCCCTGCGGGTCGACGCGTGA
- a CDS encoding ABC transporter ATP-binding protein, whose protein sequence is MSTTPTDDQAVVSFRQVTKSYGTGSSIIFALSDVSVDIRRGEFTAIMGPSGSGKSTFMNVAAGLDDATRGGVFLASQPLHTMDDTARTTLRRREVGFVFQSFNLVPTLTVAENITLPFQLAGHRIAPQEQGWIDHLVHVLGITERIAHKPAELSGGQQQRVAIARALAPRPAIIFADEPTGNLDTRSSREVLQLLRSAATEYGQTIAMVSHDPIAASYADRVLVLADGRVVADHGRLTPQQISQLLLTAEGVPA, encoded by the coding sequence ATGTCCACGACACCCACCGACGACCAGGCAGTCGTCTCCTTCCGGCAGGTCACCAAGAGTTACGGCACCGGCAGCAGCATCATCTTCGCGCTCAGCGACGTGAGCGTCGACATCCGGCGCGGCGAATTCACTGCGATCATGGGCCCGTCCGGCTCCGGGAAGTCGACCTTCATGAATGTCGCCGCAGGCCTCGACGACGCCACCCGGGGCGGCGTCTTTCTCGCCAGCCAACCACTGCACACCATGGACGACACCGCGCGCACCACGCTGCGCCGCCGAGAGGTCGGCTTCGTCTTCCAGTCGTTCAACCTGGTGCCGACGCTCACCGTGGCCGAGAACATCACCTTGCCGTTCCAACTCGCCGGCCACCGCATCGCGCCGCAGGAGCAGGGCTGGATCGACCATCTCGTACACGTGCTCGGCATCACCGAGCGGATCGCGCACAAACCCGCCGAGTTGTCCGGCGGGCAGCAGCAACGCGTCGCCATCGCGCGCGCGCTCGCACCACGACCGGCGATCATCTTCGCCGATGAGCCGACGGGCAACCTCGACACCCGCAGCTCGCGCGAGGTCCTCCAGTTATTGCGTTCGGCCGCAACCGAATACGGCCAGACCATCGCCATGGTCAGTCACGACCCGATCGCCGCCTCGTACGCCGACCGGGTCCTCGTGCTGGCCGACGGGCGGGTCGTCGCCGACCACGGCCGTCTGACGCCACAGCAGATCTCGCAACTGCTCCTCACCGCTGAAGGAGTCCCGGCATGA
- a CDS encoding response regulator, giving the protein MIDDQALFRSGLALVIGSQPDLTVVGQAGDGDEAVDLVARVSPDVLLMDVRMPHLDGVAATRAICAKYGDEAPKVLVLTTFDLDAAVADAIEAGASGFLLKDAQPEFLLGAIRAVAAGNQVVAASATKSLFERFRAEQAQAPGAEYDLLTGREREIMLRAAQGMSNAEIASAEYLSEATVKTHMSRILTKLHLRDRVQLVVYCYEHGLL; this is encoded by the coding sequence ATGATCGACGACCAGGCGCTGTTCCGCAGCGGGCTGGCCCTGGTGATCGGCAGCCAGCCCGATCTCACCGTCGTCGGCCAGGCCGGTGACGGCGACGAGGCGGTCGACCTCGTCGCCCGCGTGTCCCCCGACGTCCTCCTGATGGACGTCCGGATGCCTCACCTCGACGGCGTCGCCGCGACCCGCGCGATCTGTGCGAAGTACGGCGATGAAGCGCCGAAGGTGTTGGTGCTGACCACTTTCGACCTCGACGCCGCAGTAGCGGACGCGATCGAGGCCGGCGCCAGTGGCTTCCTCCTCAAGGACGCGCAGCCGGAGTTCCTGCTCGGCGCGATCCGGGCGGTCGCCGCCGGGAACCAGGTCGTCGCCGCGAGCGCGACCAAGTCCCTCTTCGAGCGCTTCCGCGCCGAACAGGCCCAGGCCCCCGGTGCGGAGTACGACCTGTTGACCGGGCGCGAGCGGGAGATCATGCTGCGCGCGGCGCAGGGTATGTCGAACGCCGAAATCGCCTCCGCTGAATACCTTTCGGAGGCAACCGTGAAGACCCACATGTCGCGCATCCTCACCAAGCTGCACCTGCGCGACCGCGTCCAGTTGGTGGTCTACTGCTACGAACACGGTCTGCTGTGA
- a CDS encoding sensor histidine kinase: MPQIWEQGRPSRRQLGFDLGCAAVYAAVVGVLYAAVGTGDAIVVLVLAAALAVRRLSLPAMVALGLVAAAIQFAHPGWYLRLAFADVAYAALFFVLGAHPRLAVRRFGLIAAGVGCAGLLVWMLIFVQDGPWALERVFPAVAVTALAALVCGGGWIAGYLQLQRRRRIQAALDAQVDAVERRRLADSYEHELQRSRAAADMHDIVAHSWAVVAAQADGARYALRSDPEATEQALEVIAETARSTIADLRTILAELRDPDADRSTPGNAQQERLIDRMRLTGMQIRYRSDGDPDTSTLLALTAYRLLGEALTNALKHGDLSRPVHVTQDWTDGYRLRVVNTIGERGEGTGHGVIGMMERATIAGGHLNAGPDGPHWVVEAVIPEPTRTGNAETASSTKESTRP, translated from the coding sequence ATGCCACAGATCTGGGAGCAGGGCCGGCCGAGCCGCCGCCAGCTGGGCTTCGATCTGGGCTGCGCAGCCGTCTATGCGGCCGTCGTCGGGGTGCTCTACGCCGCGGTGGGCACCGGCGACGCCATCGTCGTCCTCGTGCTGGCAGCCGCACTCGCAGTGCGCCGGCTCAGCCTGCCGGCGATGGTGGCGCTCGGGCTGGTCGCCGCGGCGATCCAGTTCGCGCACCCCGGGTGGTATCTCCGGCTGGCCTTCGCCGACGTGGCGTATGCCGCGCTCTTCTTCGTGCTCGGGGCGCACCCGCGGCTCGCGGTGCGTCGCTTCGGGCTGATCGCAGCCGGTGTCGGCTGTGCCGGGTTGCTCGTGTGGATGCTGATCTTCGTGCAGGACGGACCCTGGGCGCTGGAACGGGTCTTCCCGGCGGTGGCGGTGACGGCCCTGGCCGCACTCGTCTGCGGGGGCGGTTGGATCGCGGGTTACCTGCAGCTGCAACGCCGCCGGCGGATCCAGGCGGCCCTGGACGCCCAGGTGGACGCGGTCGAGCGACGCCGGCTCGCCGACAGCTACGAGCACGAGCTGCAGCGCAGCCGGGCGGCAGCGGACATGCACGACATCGTCGCGCACTCGTGGGCGGTCGTCGCCGCCCAGGCGGACGGCGCCAGGTACGCCTTGCGGTCCGACCCGGAGGCGACCGAGCAGGCGCTGGAGGTCATCGCGGAGACCGCGCGCTCGACCATCGCGGACCTGCGCACGATCCTCGCCGAACTGCGGGACCCCGACGCCGACCGGTCCACCCCCGGCAACGCGCAGCAGGAGCGGCTGATCGACCGAATGCGCCTGACCGGCATGCAGATCCGCTACCGGTCGGACGGAGACCCGGACACCTCGACGTTGCTGGCACTCACCGCCTACCGGTTGCTCGGAGAGGCCCTCACCAACGCGCTCAAGCACGGTGACCTCAGCCGGCCGGTGCACGTCACGCAGGACTGGACCGACGGCTACCGGCTCCGCGTGGTCAACACCATCGGCGAGCGTGGCGAGGGCACCGGGCACGGGGTCATCGGGATGATGGAGCGCGCCACCATCGCCGGCGGGCACCTGAACGCCGGGCCCGACGGCCCGCACTGGGTCGTCGAAGCCGTCATCCCCGAGCCGACGAGAACCGGCAACGCAGAAACCGCTTCGAGCACAAAGGAATCAACGCGCCCGTGA
- the leuA gene encoding 2-isopropylmalate synthase, whose product MKHPQLPTSMPIGKYVPFHEQIKVDLPDRQWPSKVISKAPRWCAVDLRDGNQALIDPMNSERKKRMFDLLVGMGYKEIEVGFPSASQTDYDFVRELIEGGHIPDDVTIQVLTQCRDQLIERTFDAIRGAKQVIVHFYNSTSILQRRVVFGLGEDGIVDIATQAARLVKKLEETVPDTDVYYEYSPESYTGTELEFAARICNEVIEIIDPTPDHKMIVNLPATVEMATPNVYADSIEWMSAHLTRRESVMLSLHPHNDRGTGVAAAELGYQAGADRIEGCLFGNGERTGNVDLVTLGLNLFSQGIDPQIDFSDIDRIRRTVEHCNQLPVHERHPYGGDLVFTAFSGSHQDAINKGFADMQRQERETGKSINDLVWGVPYLPIDPHDVGRSYEAVVRVNSQSGKGGVAYLLKAEHQLDLPRRLQIEFSGVVQKRTDTVGGEVTPEQLWVAFQDEYLPNTGEGEAAWGRFRPITHSLESGAHEHDHIVATMTDHGEQITVEGEGNGPIDAFVNALASIGVDVRVLDYAEHTLSTGGDASAAAYLECAIGDRVLWGVGVHSSIVKASLTAILSAVNRAERDAAVAEAAAG is encoded by the coding sequence ATGAAGCACCCCCAGCTGCCGACCTCGATGCCGATCGGCAAATACGTACCCTTCCACGAACAGATCAAGGTCGACCTGCCGGACCGGCAGTGGCCGAGCAAGGTCATCAGCAAGGCGCCGCGCTGGTGTGCGGTCGACCTGCGCGACGGCAACCAGGCCCTCATCGACCCGATGAATTCCGAACGCAAGAAGCGGATGTTCGACCTGCTGGTCGGCATGGGGTACAAGGAGATCGAGGTCGGCTTCCCCAGCGCGAGCCAGACCGACTACGACTTCGTTCGCGAGCTGATCGAGGGCGGCCACATCCCCGACGACGTCACGATCCAGGTGCTCACCCAGTGCCGTGACCAGCTGATCGAGCGGACCTTCGACGCGATCCGGGGCGCGAAGCAGGTCATCGTGCACTTCTACAACTCGACGAGCATCCTGCAGCGCCGGGTGGTCTTCGGGCTCGGCGAGGACGGCATCGTCGACATCGCGACCCAGGCCGCGCGGCTGGTCAAGAAGCTCGAGGAGACCGTCCCCGACACGGACGTCTACTACGAGTACTCGCCGGAGTCCTACACCGGCACGGAGCTGGAGTTCGCGGCGCGCATCTGCAACGAGGTCATCGAGATCATCGACCCGACCCCGGACCACAAGATGATCGTCAACCTGCCGGCCACCGTCGAGATGGCGACCCCGAACGTCTACGCCGACTCGATCGAGTGGATGTCGGCCCACCTGACCCGGCGTGAGTCGGTGATGCTGAGCCTGCACCCGCACAACGACCGCGGAACCGGTGTGGCCGCAGCGGAACTCGGCTACCAGGCCGGCGCCGACCGCATCGAGGGGTGCCTGTTCGGCAACGGTGAGCGCACCGGCAACGTCGACCTGGTCACCCTGGGCCTGAACCTCTTCAGCCAGGGCATCGACCCGCAGATCGACTTCTCCGACATCGACAGGATCCGGCGCACCGTCGAGCACTGCAACCAGCTGCCGGTGCACGAGCGGCACCCGTACGGCGGGGACCTGGTCTTCACGGCGTTCTCCGGGTCGCACCAGGACGCCATCAACAAGGGCTTCGCCGACATGCAGCGTCAGGAGCGCGAGACCGGAAAGTCGATCAACGACCTGGTGTGGGGCGTGCCCTACCTGCCGATCGACCCGCATGACGTCGGCCGTTCCTACGAGGCGGTCGTGCGCGTCAACAGCCAGTCCGGCAAGGGCGGTGTCGCCTACCTGCTCAAGGCCGAGCACCAGCTGGACCTGCCGCGCCGGCTGCAGATCGAGTTCAGCGGGGTGGTGCAGAAGCGCACCGACACCGTCGGCGGCGAGGTCACACCGGAGCAGCTCTGGGTCGCGTTCCAGGACGAATACCTGCCGAACACCGGTGAGGGCGAGGCGGCCTGGGGTCGTTTCCGGCCGATCACCCACTCTCTGGAGAGCGGCGCGCACGAGCACGACCACATCGTCGCCACGATGACCGACCACGGCGAGCAGATCACCGTCGAGGGCGAGGGCAACGGCCCGATCGACGCGTTCGTCAACGCGCTCGCATCGATCGGGGTGGACGTCCGGGTGCTCGACTACGCCGAGCACACCCTGTCGACCGGTGGTGACGCGAGCGCTGCGGCATACCTCGAGTGCGCCATCGGCGACCGCGTCCTGTGGGGTGTCGGGGTGCACAGCTCGATCGTGAAGGCGTCGCTGACCGCGATCCTGTCGGCCGTCAACCGCGCCGAGCGGGACGCAGCGGTTGCCGAGGCCGCTGCCGGCTGA
- a CDS encoding AAA family ATPase, protein MTARLILLNGLPGVGKSTLARGYVATRPGVLDLDIDVLRTMLGGPWEGTAELGRSLALQIIRTHLASGYDVVVPQLVANPDQLRRFEDAATGFGFVQVLVDGRSRSGDAPWQQDLHADELDYYRQRLGRLVSQRPGVHRVDVIDGDPAAAAEVLAQLLGEPSATG, encoded by the coding sequence GTGACTGCACGGCTGATCCTGCTCAACGGGCTGCCCGGGGTGGGCAAGTCCACGCTGGCGCGCGGGTATGTCGCGACGCGTCCCGGCGTCCTCGACCTCGACATCGACGTCCTGCGCACGATGCTCGGTGGCCCCTGGGAGGGGACCGCCGAGCTCGGTCGCTCGCTCGCGCTGCAGATCATCCGGACGCACCTGGCGAGCGGGTATGACGTCGTCGTGCCACAGCTGGTCGCGAACCCGGACCAGCTGCGCCGGTTCGAGGATGCCGCAACCGGTTTCGGGTTCGTCCAGGTGCTGGTCGACGGCAGATCACGGTCGGGTGATGCGCCCTGGCAGCAGGATCTGCACGCGGATGAACTCGACTACTACCGGCAGCGGCTGGGCCGACTGGTGTCGCAGCGACCCGGTGTGCACCGGGTCGACGTGATCGACGGCGACCCTGCAGCAGCGGCCGAGGTACTGGCGCAGCTGCTCGGCGAACCGTCAGCGACCGGCTGA